GTTCCACCAATATTCGCCGGACTGCAGGTATTGGCGGGCCAGTTCCTGGTGCGGCTTCTCGACGAAGCGCTCGATTGCGTGGCCGCCCAGTGTGCCATTGGTATGCTGCACCGGTGCGCCGATTCGGATGTATCCATAGCCGGTCTCTGCGTGCCGGGGCAGCACGCCAAGCGTGGCGATGGCGCCGGCTTGCGCGTAGCAGGCGGCCAGCGCGATGGCGTCCTGAAACGCCTTCGGATCAGTGACCGCATGGTCGGCGGGCATCACCACCAGCACCGGGTCGCCGTGACGCGCCTGCGCGTCCAGCGCAGCAAGCGTGAGCGCTGGCGCGGTGTTGCGTGCTACCGGCTCCAACAGGATGCGGGCGGACTTGCCACTGGCGCGCGCCTGCGCGGCACTCATGAAACGGTGGCGCTCGCCGCACACGAGCAGCAGTTCGTCATCTAGCGTCGCGCTGCTGATGCCGTCCAAGCGACGGGCAGTTGCCGTCAGCAGCGATTCATCGGCGATCAGGCCAATCAATTGCTTTGGGTGGTGCTCGCGCGACAGCGGCCACAGCCGCGTGCCGGAACCGCCGGCCAGGATCACCGGCAGCAGGTGCGGCGGCGCGTCGGCCGGGACGGAAGACGTGAATGTAGACTCGGTGCCGGTCATCGATTTACTCCGGAATCTGCGGGAAGGCGAGGTGAGAATGGGTAAGCGTCCGGTTCGGTGCGCGCATCGGCGCGCGCCGCGCGGGCCGGCTGGGCGATGCTGCCTAGCGCGCCGGCCACCGGCTCGACGAGGCCGCGCACGCCGCGTAGTAGGCCGCGGCTGGGCAAAGTCGCGTCGCGCATTGAGTGGATCATGCCGATGTACGGCATGCCGTGTTCGAGGAACGGTCCATCGACCTTGCGAAAACCAAACCGGCTATAAAACGCTTCGCGGTAGATCGGCGAGTGGATCCGCACCGGCGCACCTGGCCAACGCTCGCGCGCATGGCCCAGCGCCCGCCTGAGCAGTCGCTCGGCGGTGTCGTCGTCGCGCCGCGCGGCGCTCGTCAGGAATTTGTCGATCATCGTTTCCGGGTCGATGTCATCGCCCGGCAGCAGGCGCGCGTAGCCTCCCACCGATCGCTGCTGCGCGCGTGTATCGATCGCGAAAACGTGCAACGCGTGCTCGTCTTTGCCGTCGATGTCCAAGTGCACGTGAGCGTCCTCGACAACTAGTACGGCATTGCGCGCGCGCAGGATCAGATATAGCTCGTCCGAACTCAGTTGCCTGAATTCGCAGCATTTCCAGTCCATGATGGGTTCCTCGTTCAGCCAGCGCGGAAAACGTCAAGCGTGGCCGGATAGCACCGTGTGCAGCCGGCACCGCAATGTTGCAACGCCAAAAGCGTCCGCACCCTATGGAACGAAGGTACTGGCGAGTGCGTGCGGGCTCTGTTCGCAAGCGCACTATTTGGCATGGATTCCCGCGGGGTCGTGAGGTCGCGACGCCGGCGTTGTGCATTGCATGATCAACGTGCGCTGACCCACTGTTCGGCAGCGAACCGATGCCCGTGCGGGTTTTCGCGTACAACGTGCGCTTACGGTGCTGCACGGTGGCGTTTCCGGATAGCGTCTGCCGCGCTGTTTTCATCCGCCCGGAATCCGCAAAGCACAGCATCGATCATGCGACACGAATCCTCACCAAAGGAACCGAACATGAGTAGTGCCAATCTAGAGTCCAAGCGGTCCGGTCCTGGAACCGTGCCGAACGAGCACGATCGCGCGGCGGCCGCTCGCGAGCTGAACGACGCAGCGGGCGCCGCCAGTTTTCTCGAACAGTTATTCGAGCGCGGCTTGCTAATTCCAAGCGATGTCGACGGGCTGTACGGCCGTGGCGCCGTATTCGAGGACGTCGTTGAGCGCATCAGCGACTTGATCGGTGCATGGGGGGTGGAGCGCGGCGCTGACGTGATGCGGTTTCCGCCGGCGATGAGCCGCACGTTGCTTGAGCAGAGCGGTTATCTAAGGAACTTTCCGCAGTTGGCTGGCACGGTCTTTAGCTTTTGCGGCAATGATTTTAGCCATCCCCGCTTGCTCGCGTGCCTGGATAAAGGTGAGGACTGGACCGCCGAGCAAAAGCCTACACGCATCATGATGACGCCAGTGGCCTGCTATCCCGTCTACTCGGTGATGGCCAAGCGCGGTCCGGTGCCGGCACAAGGCCACCTGATTGATATTTTTTCGTATGTTTTCCG
This region of Mycetohabitans endofungorum genomic DNA includes:
- a CDS encoding GNAT family N-acetyltransferase, whose protein sequence is MDWKCCEFRQLSSDELYLILRARNAVLVVEDAHVHLDIDGKDEHALHVFAIDTRAQQRSVGGYARLLPGDDIDPETMIDKFLTSAARRDDDTAERLLRRALGHARERWPGAPVRIHSPIYREAFYSRFGFRKVDGPFLEHGMPYIGMIHSMRDATLPSRGLLRGVRGLVEPVAGALGSIAQPARAARADARTEPDAYPFSPRLPADSGVNR
- a CDS encoding amino acid--[acyl-carrier-protein] ligase, with the protein product MSSANLESKRSGPGTVPNEHDRAAAARELNDAAGAASFLEQLFERGLLIPSDVDGLYGRGAVFEDVVERISDLIGAWGVERGADVMRFPPAMSRTLLEQSGYLRNFPQLAGTVFSFCGNDFSHPRLLACLDKGEDWTAEQKPTRIMMTPVACYPVYSVMAKRGPVPAQGHLIDIFSYVFRQEPSLEPERMQLFRQREFVRMGTPEQVLAFRQDWMDHARWMFDALELPMSLELANDPFFGRGGRVVANSQRALQLKFEAAVTVLNPNKPTACGSFNYHMDNFGKTWDIRTETGEIAHTGCCGFGLERIALSLFKLHGFDIAAWPQRVRQNLWKLPCGQ